A portion of the Sulfuricella sp. genome contains these proteins:
- the nifJ gene encoding pyruvate:ferredoxin (flavodoxin) oxidoreductase, whose amino-acid sequence MSQGTTVTLDGNEAAAYIAHLTNEVIAIYPITPSSPMGEYSDAWSAMGQKNLWGTVPEVIELQSEAGAAGTIHGALQTGALATTFTASQGLLLMIPNMYKIAGELTPFVMHVAARSLAAQGLSIFGDHSDVMAARATGFAFLSSNSVQEAQDMALIAQAATLEARVPILHFFDGFRTSHEVAKIEQVPLETVREMISDELVRAHRARALSPEHPVVRGTSQNPDVYFQARETVNPYYDLMPGIVQYEMDRFAQLTGRQYKLFEYTGAPDAERIIILMGSGAEAVEETVQHLTARGEKVGMVKVRLYRPLDPSRLIDVLPASVRKIAVLDRCKEPGADGEPLYKDVITALVEHGDDDGHFTTLPRVVGGRYGLSSKEFTPGMIKGIFDELCKDKPKNHFTVGIIDDITHTSLPWDANYRVDAAQGVMRCMFYGLGSDGTVSANKNTIKIMGEETELYGQGYFVYDSKKAGAMTTSHLRFSPQPIHSSYLIGVNEANFVACHQPVFLERIEMLENAAEGAVFLLNSPTAADKVWSTLPRKMQQQIIQKKLQFYTIDAYAVARATGMGTRINTIMQACFFAISGVLPQDVAIEKIKIAADKTYGKKGRAIVEANWKAIDETVANLHQVQVPDEASSSFEMEDHIPANAPEFVRRVSGEIMLGRGDLIPVSLMPADGTWPTGTAHFDKRNLAQEIPVWDAELCIYCGKCPFVCPHTAIRSKVFPADLTKDSPPTFKHIQIKGKEFEEGMHVSYQVAPEDCTGCGLCVDICPAVSKVDGHKALEMRPQAPLRMQERENFEFFLKLPEFDRTKLRTSTIKGAMVMQPLFEFPTACVGCGETPYIRLATQLFGDRMVVANATGCSSIYGGNLPTTPYSKNSEGRGPAWNNSLFEDNAEFGLGFRVTIDKHAEYARELLEKMQDSIGAELVSAIIAADQSGEAGIQQQRERVAQLMAKLKEIDSADARNLASVAENLVKKSVWIIGGDGWAYDIGFGGVDHVLASGRNVNILVLDTEVYSNTGGQASKATPHGATAKFAANGKPTGKKDLAQIAMSYGHVYVAHVAYGAKDIHTLKTFLEAESFDGPSLIIAYSPCGEHGYDMGQQHQQQELAVASGHWPLFRYDPRREDEGKNPLVLDSNKPSVPFLDLIKSESRFRGLLKQVEEKGEGIMDAYQTEIEQRFKLYQHMADEGFNPKDPNAAAKAKDND is encoded by the coding sequence ATGTCACAAGGCACAACAGTCACGCTTGACGGCAACGAAGCTGCCGCCTATATCGCGCACCTCACCAACGAAGTCATCGCCATCTACCCGATCACCCCCTCCTCGCCGATGGGCGAATATTCCGATGCCTGGAGCGCAATGGGGCAAAAAAATCTGTGGGGCACCGTGCCCGAGGTGATCGAACTGCAGAGCGAAGCCGGCGCCGCGGGCACCATCCACGGCGCCTTGCAGACCGGCGCGCTGGCGACCACCTTCACCGCCTCGCAGGGCCTGCTGCTGATGATCCCCAATATGTACAAGATCGCCGGGGAACTCACGCCCTTCGTCATGCACGTCGCGGCGCGCTCGCTGGCGGCGCAGGGGCTGTCCATTTTCGGCGATCACAGCGACGTGATGGCGGCGCGCGCCACCGGCTTCGCCTTCCTGAGTTCCAATTCGGTGCAGGAAGCGCAGGACATGGCGCTGATCGCACAGGCCGCCACGCTGGAAGCGCGCGTGCCTATCCTGCATTTCTTCGACGGCTTCCGCACCTCGCACGAGGTGGCAAAAATCGAGCAGGTGCCGCTTGAAACCGTGCGCGAGATGATTTCCGACGAGCTGGTGAGGGCCCATCGCGCCCGCGCGCTCTCGCCTGAGCACCCGGTGGTGCGCGGCACTTCGCAGAATCCGGACGTGTATTTCCAGGCGCGCGAAACGGTCAACCCCTATTACGACCTCATGCCCGGCATCGTGCAGTACGAAATGGACCGGTTCGCCCAGCTCACCGGGCGCCAGTACAAGCTGTTTGAATATACCGGCGCGCCGGACGCGGAGCGGATCATCATTCTCATGGGTTCCGGCGCCGAAGCCGTGGAAGAAACCGTGCAGCACCTCACCGCGCGCGGCGAGAAGGTCGGCATGGTCAAGGTGCGCCTGTACCGCCCGCTCGACCCTTCGCGCCTGATCGACGTGCTGCCCGCCAGCGTCAGGAAAATCGCCGTGCTCGACCGTTGCAAGGAACCCGGCGCGGATGGCGAACCGCTTTACAAGGATGTCATCACCGCGCTGGTGGAGCATGGCGACGATGACGGCCACTTCACCACCCTGCCGCGCGTGGTGGGTGGGCGCTACGGCCTGTCTTCCAAGGAATTCACGCCGGGCATGATCAAGGGCATTTTCGACGAGCTGTGCAAGGACAAGCCCAAGAACCATTTCACCGTCGGCATCATCGACGACATCACCCACACCAGCCTGCCGTGGGATGCGAATTATCGCGTCGATGCCGCCCAGGGCGTGATGCGCTGCATGTTCTACGGGCTGGGCAGCGACGGCACGGTGTCGGCCAACAAGAACACCATCAAGATCATGGGCGAGGAAACCGAGCTCTACGGCCAGGGCTATTTTGTCTACGATTCGAAAAAAGCCGGCGCGATGACCACCTCGCACCTGCGTTTTTCTCCCCAACCGATTCACTCCAGCTACCTGATTGGCGTCAATGAAGCCAATTTCGTCGCCTGCCACCAGCCGGTGTTTCTGGAGCGCATCGAGATGCTGGAGAACGCCGCCGAGGGCGCGGTCTTTCTACTCAACTCGCCCACCGCAGCGGACAAGGTATGGAGCACCCTGCCGCGCAAGATGCAGCAGCAGATCATCCAGAAGAAATTGCAGTTTTACACCATCGACGCCTACGCCGTGGCCCGCGCCACCGGCATGGGCACGCGCATCAACACCATCATGCAGGCCTGCTTCTTCGCCATTTCCGGCGTGCTGCCGCAGGACGTGGCGATAGAAAAAATCAAGATCGCGGCGGATAAAACCTATGGCAAAAAAGGCCGCGCCATTGTCGAAGCCAACTGGAAGGCCATTGACGAAACCGTGGCCAACCTGCACCAGGTCCAGGTGCCAGACGAGGCCAGCAGCAGCTTCGAAATGGAAGACCACATCCCGGCCAACGCCCCCGAATTCGTGCGCCGCGTGAGCGGAGAAATCATGCTCGGCCGCGGCGACCTGATCCCGGTATCCCTCATGCCCGCCGACGGCACCTGGCCGACCGGCACCGCGCACTTCGACAAGCGCAACCTGGCGCAGGAAATCCCGGTGTGGGACGCCGAGCTGTGCATCTACTGCGGCAAGTGCCCCTTCGTCTGCCCGCATACCGCGATCCGCTCCAAGGTCTTCCCGGCTGATCTGACCAAGGATTCTCCACCCACCTTCAAGCACATCCAGATCAAAGGCAAGGAATTCGAGGAAGGCATGCACGTCAGTTATCAGGTCGCACCGGAAGATTGCACCGGCTGCGGGCTGTGCGTGGACATCTGCCCGGCCGTGAGCAAGGTCGACGGCCACAAGGCGCTGGAAATGCGCCCGCAGGCGCCATTGCGCATGCAGGAACGGGAGAACTTCGAGTTCTTCCTGAAGCTGCCCGAGTTCGACCGCACCAAGCTGCGCACCTCCACCATCAAGGGCGCCATGGTGATGCAGCCGCTGTTCGAGTTCCCCACTGCCTGCGTCGGCTGCGGCGAAACACCCTACATCCGCCTCGCTACCCAGCTGTTCGGGGACAGAATGGTGGTCGCCAACGCCACCGGCTGCTCCTCCATCTACGGCGGCAACCTGCCCACCACGCCCTACAGCAAGAACTCCGAGGGGCGCGGCCCGGCATGGAACAACTCGCTGTTCGAAGACAATGCCGAGTTCGGCCTGGGTTTCCGCGTCACCATCGACAAGCATGCCGAATATGCGCGTGAGCTGCTGGAAAAAATGCAGGATTCGATCGGCGCGGAACTCGTCAGCGCCATCATCGCCGCGGACCAGTCCGGCGAGGCCGGCATCCAGCAGCAGCGCGAGCGCGTGGCGCAGCTCATGGCCAAACTCAAGGAAATCGATTCCGCCGACGCGCGCAACCTCGCCAGCGTGGCGGAAAACCTGGTGAAGAAAAGCGTGTGGATCATCGGTGGTGACGGCTGGGCCTACGACATCGGCTTTGGCGGCGTGGATCACGTGCTCGCCTCGGGCCGCAACGTCAACATCCTGGTGCTCGACACCGAGGTGTATTCCAACACCGGCGGGCAAGCCAGCAAGGCCACGCCGCACGGCGCCACCGCCAAGTTCGCGGCCAACGGCAAGCCCACCGGGAAGAAGGATCTGGCCCAGATCGCCATGAGTTACGGCCATGTGTATGTCGCCCACGTCGCCTATGGCGCCAAGGACATCCACACCCTGAAAACCTTCCTCGAAGCGGAATCCTTCGACGGCCCCTCGCTGATCATCGCCTACAGCCCGTGCGGCGAGCACGGCTACGACATGGGCCAGCAGCACCAGCAGCAGGAGCTGGCTGTTGCTTCCGGCCACTGGCCGCTGTTCCGCTACGACCCGAGGCGCGAGGACGAAGGCAAGAACCCGCTGGTGCTGGATTCGAACAAGCCGTCCGTTCCTTTCCTCGATCTGATCAAGAGCGAATCGCGCTTCCGCGGCTTGCTGAAACAGGTTGAAGAGAAGGGCGAAGGTATAATGGACGCTTATCAGACAGAGATCGAGCAACGTTTCAAGCTATACCAGCACATGGCCGATGAAGGCTTCAACCCGAAAGACCCCAATGCGGCAGCAAAGGCCAAGGACAATGATTGA
- a CDS encoding SlyX family protein gives MIEERLIEIESKISYQEDTIQELNKAVYQQQKQIDRLEAICSSLINNVRDISDAMAENSVANEKPPHY, from the coding sequence ATGATTGAAGAGCGCCTGATCGAGATCGAAAGCAAAATCAGCTATCAGGAAGACACTATTCAGGAATTGAACAAGGCCGTTTATCAACAGCAGAAGCAGATAGACCGGCTGGAAGCGATTTGCTCGTCGCTGATCAATAACGTCCGTGACATCTCGGATGCCATGGCCGAGAACAGTGTCGCAAACGAAAAGCCGCCGCACTATTAG